In the Rhizobium sp. CB3090 genome, one interval contains:
- the murA gene encoding UDP-N-acetylglucosamine 1-carboxyvinyltransferase, translating into MDRIRIVGGNELNGIIPISGAKNAALPLMIASLLTSDTLTLENVPHLADVELLMRILGNHGVDVAVNGRRERQEDGYSRTIHFTCRTIADTTAPYELVAKMRASFWVIGPLLAREGQARVSLPGGCAIGTRPVDLFIDGLTALGATMEIDGGYINATAPKGGLIGARYVFPKVSVGATHVMMMAATLARGTTVIGNAAREPEVVDLANCLIAMGAKISGAGTSTITVEGVTSLSGARHRVLPDRIETGTYAMAVAMAGGDVRLENTDMALLDTALESLRRAGADISATESGIRVRRNGVGIKPVDIVTDPFPGFPTDLQAQFMALMTRSTGTSHITETIFENRFMHVQELARLGAKISLSGQTAKIEGVERLKGAPVMATDLRASVSLVIAGLAAEGETLVSRVYHLDRGFERLEEKLTRCGAVVERISD; encoded by the coding sequence ATGGATCGTATCAGGATTGTCGGCGGTAACGAACTCAACGGTATCATTCCGATCTCCGGCGCCAAGAATGCAGCTCTGCCTCTGATGATCGCCTCGCTGCTCACCAGCGATACGCTGACGCTCGAAAACGTGCCGCATCTTGCCGATGTCGAGCTTCTGATGCGCATCCTCGGCAATCACGGCGTCGATGTCGCCGTCAACGGCCGGCGCGAGCGCCAGGAAGACGGCTATTCCCGCACCATCCATTTCACCTGCCGCACCATCGCCGACACCACCGCGCCCTATGAGCTGGTCGCGAAGATGCGCGCCAGCTTCTGGGTCATCGGGCCGCTGCTTGCCCGCGAGGGCCAGGCGCGCGTGTCGCTGCCGGGCGGATGCGCCATCGGCACGCGGCCGGTCGATCTCTTCATCGATGGCCTGACGGCGCTCGGCGCCACCATGGAAATCGACGGCGGCTATATCAACGCCACCGCGCCGAAGGGCGGCCTGATCGGTGCGCGTTATGTCTTCCCGAAGGTTTCGGTCGGCGCGACGCATGTGATGATGATGGCGGCGACGCTCGCCCGCGGCACGACGGTCATCGGCAATGCCGCCCGCGAGCCGGAAGTCGTCGATCTTGCCAATTGCCTCATTGCCATGGGCGCCAAGATCTCCGGCGCCGGCACCAGCACGATCACCGTCGAAGGCGTCACCTCGCTTTCCGGCGCGCGCCACCGCGTCTTGCCAGATCGTATCGAGACCGGCACCTATGCCATGGCCGTCGCCATGGCCGGCGGCGATGTCCGCCTGGAAAACACCGATATGGCGCTGCTCGACACGGCGCTGGAAAGCCTGCGCCGCGCCGGGGCCGATATTTCGGCGACCGAGAGCGGCATTCGCGTCCGGCGCAACGGCGTCGGCATCAAGCCGGTCGATATTGTCACCGATCCCTTCCCGGGCTTCCCGACCGACCTGCAGGCGCAGTTCATGGCGCTGATGACCCGCTCGACGGGCACCTCGCATATCACCGAGACGATCTTCGAAAACCGCTTCATGCATGTGCAGGAACTCGCCCGCCTCGGCGCTAAGATCTCGCTTTCCGGCCAGACCGCCAAGATCGAGGGTGTCGAGCGGCTGAAGGGGGCGCCGGTCATGGCGACGGACCTGCGCGCCTCCGTCTCGCTGGTCATCGCCGGCCTTGCCGCCGAGGGCGAAACGCTGGTCTCCCGCGTCTACCATCTCGATCGCGGCTTCGAGCGGCTGGAAGAAAAGCTGACGCGCTGCGGCGCCGTCGTCGAGCGCATCAGCGACTAA
- a CDS encoding DUF2948 family protein — translation MTNLKLMALDNEDLGVISAHMQDSVFKVSDMSYAPRLGQFSVAANRFVWELSDQKDKPFERHRSALVFKRVLAVRSSGVDRRQRDEVLSLLAIRFDPKGEGPDGTIELTLAGKATIALDVECIEVQLADIGGAWETANKPSHPDEAD, via the coding sequence ATGACCAATCTCAAGCTAATGGCACTCGACAACGAAGACCTGGGCGTGATCTCCGCGCATATGCAGGACAGCGTCTTCAAGGTTTCCGACATGTCCTATGCGCCGCGGCTCGGGCAATTTTCCGTTGCCGCCAACCGCTTCGTCTGGGAACTGTCGGATCAGAAGGACAAGCCGTTCGAGCGCCATCGCTCGGCGCTGGTGTTCAAGCGGGTGCTGGCGGTGCGCTCCAGCGGCGTCGACCGGCGCCAGCGTGACGAGGTACTGTCGCTGCTCGCCATCCGCTTCGATCCGAAGGGCGAGGGACCGGATGGCACGATCGAGCTGACGCTCGCCGGCAAGGCGACGATCGCGCTCGATGTCGAATGTATCGAAGTTCAGCTTGCAGATATTGGCGGCGCGTGGGAAACGGCTAACAAGCCCAGTCATCCGGACGAGGCCGATTAG